A DNA window from Enterobacter cloacae subsp. cloacae ATCC 13047 contains the following coding sequences:
- a CDS encoding GNAT family N-acetyltransferase yields MANANIVHSGYGFRCTATDTSLPLTLGLDGSAVLERLRDIPDGWLVEALDQLFVAAPALTGITLPWAAWQDEPQAQALFALASGDYLARETFWQLPLWLQGERPQASGGMQFDESRQLYFPQRPHRPQGEVYRRYDAQIKRTLSFRVADVVLDGERFTQWMNNPRVNAFWEMAGPQEEQENYLRRQLDSTYCYPVIGCFDDQPFGYFELYWAAEDRIGRHYRWQPFDRGLHMLVGEENWRGAQYIRSWLRGLSHYLWLDEPRTTRIVAEPRFDNQRLFRHLASAGFDTVKEFDFPHKRSRLIMSERHRFFSEVGL; encoded by the coding sequence ATGGCTAACGCGAATATCGTCCATTCCGGCTACGGCTTTCGTTGCACCGCAACGGACACGTCCCTGCCGCTGACCTTAGGCCTCGACGGCAGCGCGGTGCTGGAGCGCCTGCGCGATATCCCGGACGGCTGGCTGGTCGAGGCGCTGGATCAGCTGTTTGTCGCCGCACCGGCACTGACCGGCATCACGCTGCCGTGGGCAGCCTGGCAGGATGAACCGCAGGCGCAGGCGTTATTCGCGCTTGCCAGCGGCGATTATCTGGCCCGTGAGACCTTCTGGCAGCTGCCGCTGTGGCTGCAGGGGGAGCGTCCGCAGGCCAGCGGTGGCATGCAATTCGATGAGAGCCGTCAGCTTTACTTCCCGCAGCGCCCTCACCGTCCGCAAGGGGAAGTCTATCGCCGTTACGATGCACAAATTAAACGCACCCTGAGCTTCCGCGTGGCCGACGTGGTGCTGGACGGCGAGCGTTTTACCCAGTGGATGAACAACCCGCGCGTTAATGCGTTCTGGGAGATGGCCGGTCCTCAGGAAGAGCAGGAAAACTACCTGCGCCGTCAGCTCGACTCGACGTACTGCTATCCGGTTATCGGCTGCTTTGACGATCAGCCGTTCGGCTATTTTGAACTCTACTGGGCCGCAGAAGACCGTATCGGACGCCACTATCGCTGGCAGCCGTTTGACCGTGGGCTGCATATGCTGGTCGGCGAAGAGAACTGGCGCGGCGCGCAGTATATCCGTAGCTGGCTGCGCGGTCTGAGCCACTATCTGTGGCTGGATGAACCGCGCACGACGCGCATTGTCGCTGAGCCACGTTTCGACAATCAGCGCCTGTTCCGCCATCTGGCTTCCGCGGGTTTCGACACCGTCAAAGAGTTCGACTTCCCGCATAAACGTTCGCGCCTCATCATGAGCGAGCGTCACCGCTTCTTCAGCGAGGTGGGACTGTGA
- a CDS encoding IucA/IucC family protein: MRTLPRSAGTDVAAQCFLNALLRETKDWRYLPATAADELSQIHIPLSQTQAIRVSVHYFSPTQHHQYRFPATLIQTDSDRSDAVTFPQLVDLILEKPAVKGSLDADTLARFKQRALESHAHTWQAIDLRHRWANLRDTPLTFAEAEQALLVGHAFHPAPKSHEPFNETEARRYLPDFASRFPLRWFAVESELIAGESLNVSLRERLLRFAAQSAPELLGHFTDTRWLLPMHPWQAEYLLGQDWCQRLVAKGALQDLGEAGAQWLPTSSSRSLYCETNSDMIKFSLSVRLTNSVRTLSVKEVKRGMRLARLAKTARWQELQARYPTMRVMQEDGWAGLRDESGVIQEESLMALRVNLLFDTPDTQTNVLVSLTQAAPDGGDSLLAAAVRRLSQRLDLPLAQAARCWLDAYCDRVLLPLFSAEADYGLVLLAHQQNILVEMQQDFPVGLIYRDCQGSAWTEGADAWLKEAGESEVENRFGESQLLRYFPYYLLLNSTLAVTAALAAAGFDSEESLMSRVRDALASLRQTAKQTRCLDYVLDSPTWNCKGNFFCYLHDRNENTIADPAVIYFDFSNPFYKEKA; encoded by the coding sequence ATGCGTACTCTGCCCCGCTCTGCCGGTACAGACGTTGCGGCCCAGTGTTTTTTAAACGCCCTGTTGCGCGAAACGAAGGACTGGCGCTATCTCCCCGCTACCGCTGCGGATGAGCTATCGCAGATCCATATCCCGCTCTCGCAAACCCAGGCCATCCGGGTTTCAGTACACTATTTCTCCCCAACCCAGCATCATCAGTATCGCTTCCCGGCAACGCTCATCCAGACCGACAGCGACCGTAGTGACGCCGTCACCTTTCCTCAACTGGTTGATTTAATTCTTGAAAAACCCGCTGTAAAAGGCTCACTGGATGCCGATACGCTGGCGCGTTTTAAGCAGCGCGCCCTTGAAAGCCATGCCCATACCTGGCAGGCGATCGACTTGCGTCACCGCTGGGCAAACCTGCGCGACACGCCGCTGACGTTCGCCGAGGCGGAACAGGCGCTGCTGGTCGGCCACGCATTCCATCCGGCCCCGAAGTCACACGAGCCGTTTAACGAAACCGAAGCCCGCCGCTATTTGCCCGATTTCGCCTCCCGCTTTCCGCTGCGCTGGTTTGCCGTTGAGAGTGAACTGATCGCTGGCGAGAGCCTGAACGTCTCCCTGCGCGAACGTCTGCTGCGCTTCGCAGCCCAGAGCGCCCCTGAACTGCTCGGTCATTTCACCGACACCCGCTGGCTGCTGCCGATGCACCCGTGGCAGGCGGAGTATCTGCTCGGTCAGGACTGGTGCCAGCGACTGGTGGCGAAGGGAGCCTTGCAGGATCTGGGCGAAGCGGGCGCGCAGTGGCTGCCCACCAGCTCCTCCCGCTCGCTGTACTGCGAAACCAACAGCGACATGATTAAGTTTTCCCTGAGCGTGCGCCTGACCAACTCGGTGCGCACGCTGTCGGTGAAAGAGGTTAAGCGCGGGATGCGTCTGGCGCGTCTGGCGAAAACGGCGCGCTGGCAGGAGCTCCAGGCGCGCTACCCCACCATGCGCGTGATGCAGGAAGACGGCTGGGCGGGTCTGCGTGACGAAAGCGGCGTCATTCAGGAAGAGAGCCTGATGGCGCTGCGCGTGAACCTGCTGTTTGATACGCCGGATACGCAAACCAACGTGCTGGTGAGCCTGACGCAGGCCGCGCCGGACGGCGGTGACAGCCTGCTGGCGGCTGCGGTCCGCCGTCTGAGCCAGCGTCTGGATCTCCCCCTTGCCCAGGCCGCGCGTTGCTGGCTGGACGCCTATTGCGACCGCGTTCTCCTTCCGCTGTTCAGCGCCGAAGCCGATTACGGTCTGGTCCTGCTGGCACATCAGCAAAACATTCTCGTTGAGATGCAGCAGGACTTCCCGGTCGGGCTTATCTACCGTGACTGCCAGGGCAGCGCCTGGACCGAAGGGGCCGACGCGTGGCTGAAAGAGGCAGGTGAAAGCGAGGTGGAAAACCGCTTCGGCGAGAGCCAGCTGCTGCGCTACTTCCCGTATTACCTGCTGCTGAACTCCACACTCGCCGTCACCGCCGCCCTCGCTGCCGCAGGTTTCGACAGCGAAGAGAGCCTGATGTCACGGGTGCGTGACGCGCTGGCCAGCCTGCGCCAGACCGCGAAGCAGACCCGCTGCCTCGACTACGTGCTCGACAGCCCGACCTGGAACTGTAAAGGCAACTTTTTCTGCTACCTGCACGATCGCAACGAAAACACGATTGCCGATCCGGCAGTGATCTATTTCGACTTTAGCAACCCGTTTTACAAGGAGAAGGCGTGA